The sequence below is a genomic window from Vibrio spartinae.
TTGCTGTCGACCAAATATCTCTCCATACGTTTTTACATTGCGTAAGAAACCAAAAGCTTCAGATAATCGTTCCCCTTTGAGCAGATAATACTGCGGTGAAGAAGAATGGTTACTCTCTGCCTTCGGTTCAAACAGAAGCTGGTTGCTGAGCACATCCTTGAATTGGGCAGAACAGGCTATCTCATTCTTTTTTGCTTCTCTTGCCAGAAACATCGCATTGTTGGTAACGCGGCCTTCTGGAATAGCACCGTCAATACTCCGCATCGTTCCCGTTGTTATGCCGATTTTGAGTTCCAGTGAAATGTTGTGCCGTTCCAGCAATTGTTCCCGTTTATTGTGTAGGTTATTCCAAATGTCGAATGCTGCTCTCGCACAGAGCCTGCTGTCGTTGTCACTGGCGGTGGGATAACCAAAATAGAACAGATTGGTGTCACCGACAGAACCTACGTGTGTTGCGCCATAGCGGAGAGCAATATCGACACATTGATGATTTTGATCGGAGAGCAGCATCTCTGCGATGTCCTGATTTTCAGAGGCAGAATCAACCAAGGACGTTCGCTGCTGGGAAATAATGATACAAAGAACCGAAATCTGCCTTCGCTCTGTAAACCGCGAGTAGGTTGAAGAAACCGTATTTTCCTGTGTTAGCGACTCTTGGGGCCGCTGTTCGTTTCCAGAAGTGGCAGGGGGTGGGGAGGGCGGTACTAAGTCAGAGAAGTTGATTCTCCTGAAGTCTCGGTATAGTTCAACGGTATTACCAGGGCGTTCTAGCGGTTTTTTGTGGAGAATTCGTCGAAAGAAAGGTGCAGAATGATGCCCTGCCAATAGGCCGAGAGGAATATTGGCAGCGCTAAGTTGATGATAAAAAACTGAAGCAGCGCTACTCCCCTTGATGGTCGCCGTTCCGGTCAGGCATTCCATGAAAACCAGGCCCCAGACATATATATCGGTTTGAGGTAAAGAAGGCTCTCCTCTAAGTTGCTCTGGAGCGCTATATTTGGGAGTGCCAAGGGTTTCATGACTTAAGGTGAGAGTTTGAAACTCCTTATGGTTTGCTTCACTCTTTATTGTGCTAATGCCAAAGTCGAGTATTTTGACATGTTTCTTGGCACCGACGTCAAATAGCATAATATTAGCAGGTTTGATGTCTCGGTGGATGATACCCTGCTCATGGGCGTGTGCGAGCGCATCGAGAACACAGGCCATTATTTCGGCAGCCTCAGGAGGCGGGAGAGGTCCCTGACTTGCCAAGTAGTCCTTCAGTGTTATTCCGTCGATATATTCGTAAACGGCATAGAGAAGTGAATCGCCTTGTTGTCCTTTATCGACGAGGGACACGATATTGGGATGATTTAATCGCCGAACGAGATCACATTCGCGATTGAAGCGGGCAATACTCCTTTGCCTTTTTATTGTGGACTCAGCACCGGAAGGAGAAAGAAACTTAATCGCAACCACCTTTTGCGTGCTTGCTTGAACAGCTTTGTAAACCTGTCCGAAACCACCTTCTCCCACTTTTTCAATCAGTGTGTAGTTGGAGGAGACAAATGTCGTCTCTAATGTACCATTGGTTACTAGTTTAGAATTCATTCTAACACCCTGCGTCGAAAACGATGCGCAACCGACGCGCAACCAATTCATAACGCATCAATCTAGCCTTGAAATGAGTGACCGTCAATCGCGGAATATGGAGCGTTGTCTCGTAAAAATGAAAAAAAATGAAAAGAAGCAGGGAGTTTAAAAAAACTGTACTGTGATTTTGTGATCTCCATCAGCAATACTGGACACTTCATTAAGCGACATTTCGATTTTCAAAGTTAACTGGGCTTAGATACCCAAGAGTACTGTGTTTTCTTGTCCGATTATAATCAATCTCTATGTATTCAAAGATGGTCTGGCGCATCTCCTCTCTCGTCATGTTCGGTTCATATTGAATCGCTTCAACTTTCATTGAGTGAAAGAAACTTTCAACATACTCTGAACACCTTAGCTGTAAACATCCCCCTAAACTAGCAGTATACCATTTTAGTTAGAGTTCTTCGATTTTCGGAGATCATTTATCAAAAACAGCAGGCACTAAAACCCGGCTTATTCAGCGCATAAAAAAGTCAGAACATATCTGCTCTGACTTTACAAAAATCGCTAATTGACCATGAGTTATATGTATCACTAATCGTAATTACAGTTATCTCGGTATTCACTCACTCTAAGACTGCTATCAAAATTTTGTCCACATAAAAATTGATTATAGCGTTTATCTTTATCAATGAAGCGCTTCATCCATGCCACGCCATTTCGCCCTAAAATATCTTCGTTAGGGTACCCTGTATTGGCACAGAAATGACTGCCTAACGCAATTTCAAAAAATGCTTTTGGCGTGGTTCCCGGGATTTTGTTATAAAATCGAGAAGCATGTACGTCCACTGGCGCGACAGCATCGGCTTGGCACGCAATGATCATGGTTGGTGAAGTAATACTAGAAAAACGGTTTAATCCAAGATACCAAGGCGCTTGAGGGATCACCGCATCAATCTTTCTGTCGGTTGCCAGTTTGAGGGCACCGCCCCCGCCCATCGACCAGCCAATGACGCCGACTCGATTTGGATCCACTAATCCATAAATCGGAGAGGTTCGATCCTTACCTTTATCAATGACATAATCGATTGCTGCACTGAGCTGACCTGCTCGATTATCAGGTTGATCATAAATCGTATTTGTATCGATCGTAATCACAGTAAAGCCCCAAGATGCCAAACGCGGTCCCCACCATTTAATACTACTTTCGTAAGAAACATAGCCCGGAATGACCGCAATGATGCCTTGCTGTCCTCCCGATTCTGTCGAGTAATGAATCGTGCCCCCACCAAATCCTCTGGCGAGTCTAGAAACATTGATGGTTTTTACCGAATAAGGTCCTCTACTGGATTCTAACTGATCAACGCGAGGAACTGGGCCTCGTTCAAATCCATTTGAACAGTCTGAACACGGTACCGCAAAACTTGGCAATGAAAAAAATATCACTATGATTCCCAATGCTAGCTTACATTTTGTTAAAACATTCATAATCACTCCATTGTGTGTTTTGAGCCTTAACAATCACATTGGCACCGTCAATAATGCGCTCTGGTGCATATGTGTTCCTTTATAAAGCTAGAGGGGTTGTTCAATTTTTCAACAACTCAATGTTGGTATGTTTAGTTTATCTGCGTTTTATTTGATATCTGTTCAGAAACAAGGATTAACTATTAATATCACTATTGATAATAATAAGGCAGATAATCAGTGTGACACGTATGGCAAGGTATAGAAGAATTAGAAACCAATGATGAAAAGGACGTCTGATGCTTTGGTGTTGAAGCGTTGATACTCGCATGGGAGTATCATTTACCTCGATTGCTTCATAAATAGATGCGCGCCTTGTTCATCAGCGATTTTCTGGGACATATTGATATAATCGGCACCATCATTATCGGCTAAACCTCCCATCAGCGCATACATAGGGGATAAGTAACAAACCTCTTTTTTTTGCAGGGCAAGTTCTATTCCCTTTTCTAAAATACGCTTCGCTTCATCAAAACAGCCAAATCTACAATAAACTTCAGCCTTAATCAGTGAATAAAGCGAGTGGGCAATCTGATCGCCACTTGATGCCAGCCAATGACTGTAACCCTCCTCAACAAGCGTTAACGACAGCTCTTCATTGGGGGCTGTGTCGACGAAAGATAATGCCCACCCTTTAAATAGTAATGCAATCCCCCGATAGAATGGAAAGTTGTTCCAATCAGCAATCTCCAGCAATTGTTCAGCAAGAATGACGATGTTGTCAAAATCTTTCAGGTGATAAGCTGACCATATTTTCCCCTGTAAAACAATTGCATAACTAAAAGGGTCATTCTGAGTCAAGGTTTCAAACTGAGGGTTTTGAAAAAATTGAACATCCTCATCACGACAAGTTAATATGGAGGATAAACCACCAAAACAGCCCGCTAAAGCCAATGGATTGATACCCACTGCCAAGTAAACATTCTGATCTTCAATATGTTGAAAATATTGGAACGACGCTTTTGCATTACGAATGGCATCCTGATGTTTAGCGAGCCAAAATTGAGAATTTGATAAGCAACTATGGGCGAGTGATTTACAGCGGTCATTTTGGGATTGCTCAGCCAAAGAAAGCATTTCATTGGCCGTATTTTCAGACAGTTCAAAGTCCATCGCCATCAGTTGCCTTACCCATAAGCCACTTAAAGAAATGCAATGGCGGAATGGGCAACCCATTTGTTTCGCAAGAACAATACACCGCTGATAAGCTGCAACAGTGCTATGACTGACCCATCCTTTCGTCTGCCTTTCTATGATTGCCTGAAGTAGGTAAATCTCAAACAACAAATCTAATTGCTGTTCAGTTGCTGGTTGGCGCTTGTAGCATTCAAGCGCAGTATGAAGGTCTTTTTTAGCAGCGGCATATTCCCCTTTCTCAATGTATTGCCTTCCCACCATAAGCAATGCTTGAGCGACTTTTTGCCAAGCTTCAGCCTTCGTATAGTAATCAATCATTTGTCTTTGTGTTTCTTGTGTCGGTTTTGACGCACCAGACGCCAAATAATTAGCCATGCAAAGGTAAACTTTTCGCTTCTCTTGGTGGCTGATTTTCTGTTGGAGCACGTGCGTTAAAAAAGGATGATTTACATAAACAACCTGTTCTGGTGACAACCTGATCAATCTCATTTCGATCAGTTTGTCAATGACGCCTGATTGAGGGGTCGCTGCCGCACAAAGCTCCGTTAGCGTCAAATGATCAGTCACTAAAGCAATAAATGACATCACTCGGCTTAATTCTGCTGGAAGTGCATCAATTTTACTCTCTAAGTAAAGCGTCACTTCGAATGGGATTTTGTTGTGAGCGTATAACATCAACAGATGATAATAATGGGCAGGATTTCCTTTCGCACCATCTAAACTCAATGCCATCATATCAGAGGTAACATCGGAGGCTGGCAACTGCACCATATCGTCATATTCAAGCGGTTGTAATGTCATGTTGAACACGGGCATTCGGACGGTACTGAATGCATCTACATGTTGATTTGCAGCATTAGTCGGCAGATAAGCCGCACCGATCACTAAAGACTTACTCTCAGACTGTGTAATCATTTTAAGCAATGTGGCTAGTGTGGTTTCATCAATTAAATGGAAATTATCAAGTGACAAAAAAACTGGCCCTATCCGGCCGATGGCTTTTGCCAAGCTAATTGTGCCGGTATTGGAAAAGTCGTTATCCTTATCGGTTTGTGATTCACCGTTATCTGGCAAAAGATCTTTCAATGCGTTCAGTAACAATGCCTCGGGTGCCAGTGCGAGATGAAAATCCAGCCGAACCGTTTGCCAGCCCTGCTTTTCGGCCAAATTTGCGAGAACGTTCAGCATATGGCTTTTCCCTATCCCTTGCACGCCTTGAATCGCTAGAAGACAATGTTCATTTTTACGCATTGCGCCATCGATTACATATTGAAATAAATCTATTTCATGATGTCTTCCTTGGGTCTCCCCGAAAGAAGCTTGCCCTCCTTTTATCAGCATTTTGTAGCCAGATATGAAGGCTTGGTCACAGTAAGAAAAATATTGATCGCTGGCTTCGATTAATAAATCTGAGACCAGTATTGTGGCGTCATCAAGCTGCAAAGCAAAGTCTGACATCTCATGAATATAAGCTTCGTCAAGATGCCAATGACCTTCATCTTGGTTAGACAGAAGTTGCGTTGAAATGATTGCTGTGAAATGTTGAGTCGCTTGATGAGAAAGCCTTAAGAGAAATTGTTGAAGCGTCAAATACAATTTTTTTTCATCGTCGATACAAGGTAAGGCGACCACTAAGGTGTTACCGAAATGTTCAGTGGTCAACGGTGATAATTGGTCAATCCGAATTCGTATTTCATTTAATATTATTTTTGAATCGACTTGAACCCATAATGTTAAAGCAAGTCTTTGCTTAAATTTTTCTTTTTCTGACGCCAATGATGTTGTCTTGATTAATTCCTCAAGTGGGACAGAAAAAAACTTTGCAAGACGTGCAACGGTTCTTTTACTCAATGATTTTCCAAGTTCAGCTCGTTTGATTGTGGCAATTGATACACTGCAACCCTTCTGTTGACTGCATGCGTACTCCAACCCCTCCTGAGATAAAGCCAGTTTTTCTCTCAATAGCCTTAATTTATGACCATCAATAAAAATAGTGTCAGCCATTTTATTTACCCAGCATCATTTCCATATGATGAACTATCATAGTTCAAAGCGTTATACATTCAAGTGCATAGGTCTCATAAAATCATGATTTTCATTATGAAATAAAAAAATTGATACCAAATTATACTGACTGATTAACACATGATGCCGGTTTGATACAGAACTACTCTCAACCACGGGTTATTTTAATTATGTCGGTGCTATGAATTAAGTACATGTTTAACCGTGTTGCTGTCTGGATTTATCTATCCTCTTACACAAAATTATGGACATAGCATCTTCTAAATTTTATTCAAAATAACGATCTCAACTGGGAAATATGGAGAAAAATGATGGAAAATATGCGACTTGTAGACCAAGTAAAAGTTAAAGTAAAATGTAAACCAGAGCATAATAAAAATGCAAAAGAAATTAACGGATTCCTAAAAATTCAGCAAAATAAAGCTGGAGAAGTTGCTCAGAAAAAAATATTTGTAGCGACAGACAAAGAAGAAAATGCTACTGTTTTTTGTCGTTATACTACATTGCAACCTAAAGACACAGGCTATTATTATGTGGTGCAGGGTTCTGAAGATGATGATGGCACAGTATTATACATGGATGAAGAAACTACATCTGGTGTAGTGTACGCAAATAGAATGTCATTAAATGACGAATCTACAGCGCAAAAAACGATTCATTCCTGGAAAACTACCGAATCTAAAAAACATAATGCACAACGATTAAGCGCATTCCTAACTGGACATACTCCAGAGATGTTTGATGAAGCTCTTGCTGTTGCAAGAAAAGATCAACTGAAAATTAGTAAACAGAATGGTGAAAAAGAAATCTTTTGCAATGCAAAGAAAAACCGTGATGGGCTTACTGTTGATATTATAGAAGTTAAAGCAGATAATAAGGAATTAGAGAATGTTTAAATTAATATTTATCCATTAATTAAATAATAAAATTCTAACTATAATCTACAAAAGCAGCCTTATATTGGCTGCTTTTTTTAAAATAATGTTTATCTTATGATTTATATAATAACAAATAACTAAACCTTAACTTTATCTCGATATGGATAACTCAACCCACTTTGAGATAAACCATTTTCCACGAGCATGATTAAATACCCCATGGCACAACAGTTCGGATCCATTACCGGCACATTTTGTTTATACTTCGCAGTGAGCAATTCACTCAAAGGTGCTGAGAAACTGGTAAACCCGGTACAACCAAACATAATGCTGTCGGCACCATCTTGTTCAATAGCCCTGCAGGCCAGCTCGAATAACTCCGTGAGAATTATTTCTTCCGCATCTGGAGACGGTGCTTTCAATTCATTAACGCATTTATCCAAAGGCAAGATCGATGCAAGGTTTTCGGTGACGCCAAAAGCCCGCACATGTTCGTTCTGAAGATCAACAACATCACGGACAGTCAGAATCGAAACCTTTTGACTCAATAACATTGCAGTAAAAAAGTTTGGTCTGAAGCCACCGACAACGGGGATTTTGACTGCTTGTCTTGCAGCCTCAACCCCACACATATCCATATCCGTCACAAATACACCCTGATATCCGTCTTGTTCTGCCTGAATCACTTTATCTAAGACATACGGCGCATTGATTGTCAGATCAACCCGGGATTGAATAAATGGCGTGCCATGATCAATATGCTCTAAATCAATCGTCACCTTATCACTTCTGAACCGATTCACACTTTTTGAGATTTGCTCAGTAAACTCTGTGGTATTTACCGGAATAATAATTTTAAGTTTCATCTTCATCGACATATCAACCTCTCATCTTATGTTGAATTGGTGGGTGATAGTTACCAAAATAACCGAATCGTCTAAATATCTCTGAAAAATGCTCATGGAACCAAGGCTGATTAATTTGAGGGGCAGCATCTACAGTAAATATTGCCATCTCTTTGAGCCGGGGATCGTCTTGATCGGCTTTCCATGCATCAATGATTTCATCATTACTCATTAGTGAAGCATCACTGGACAGGCAGCAAATCAAATCAGGGGCCATTGCAACGGGCATACTTAAATCATCTGCCCACAAAATCATATTTTCATTTTGTGAAATGACGTAATATTTTTTACCGGAGTGATCTTGCTGATATTCTTGTGCAACCCAGTCAAAACCATTGCCGGTCATCGTGATAATGTTATTCAGTCTGCCTTTCATCACACACTGTGCGCCATCCAGCGTTTCTATCACATCAAAGCAGGAAAGCTGATCCTCAATACACTGTCTGATATGTTGACCGAGGGCTTTTGCTTTCAATAACATCCCCGGGACAACGGCATTGGTTTGCTTTAATTGACGTCCAGTCATTGCAAATGATGCAAGGGAGGCCCGGTCATCAAAACTTTTCGATTGACTGATAATCCCTCTCGTCATTGCGTCAACATCAGCACTCGATTTACAGCCAATCGCGATGACGCCGCCATCTTCTTTTAGATATTTTTCTGATGTGAGTACACAGGGTGAGACCGCTATCGGGCTTTCTAATGCCAAATTCGCAAACGTCGATAACTGTAAACAGGGGAAGGCCCGGCCGCCACCGTCACCGTTAATTATCGGAATCTTTCTGTCTGCGGCCACCAGTAAACTCATACCGTAGGCAATCGGTCCGGTTTCGACGGGTGACAATGTTGAAAATGTCGTGTTTTTGGTTTTCTCCAGATCATTAAATGCCGTGACGGGAGAAGAACGATATCCTTTCTGGAGAAACTTTTGTGGTGCCCCCATGGCAGCCAGTACCGGAAGCTGATCGGTATCTTGAACCTCATGGATATCAATGTACTGTACTTGAACATCAGATGTTGACGCGAAGAGCTTGTCAATTTCTTTGAGTAATTCTTCTCCATTTTTCTGCGCACCGCCACCACCACAAGCATAAAAATGCGCCCCCAAAATCACATCAGCCAAATCTGTCCGATTCAAGGTTTTTACTTTTGATACCATAAATAACGTCCTCTGTTGAAATGAACAGAAACATTAAACTGATGTCGAGATCAATTCAGTATCAAGGCAGTATCATTTGGTTATCTGCCGGATGCCCGGACTTGTGCCGGCGTAGACTGTACATCTGACATTCAGCAATTGGTGTCGCTGGTGTTGTGTTCCAGTGGGTATAAGGGGCTGTTCCGCCCCTTATACCAAGGTGACGCTTCATTAACTATGCGCTTGACGACTTTCTACTTTATTTGCCCCTGAGCCTTGATTAAATGCGACGGCTATCAGAATCAATAACAGGGCTACCCATGTATTCAGTCCCACATGCTTTCACAATGAGAGGATGCTCATCTTCGCATTTAGACAGAAGCAACAACGTGATACCAAAAGAGGCGGGGCCTTACCATCGTTTTATTCAAAAATAACAACGAATAAAGGTATAAAATCCGCTTTCTGACAGGCTACTCCCTTAGGAGTAGCTGAATACCAATCTTGTTTTATATCAAAAAATGACCGGATTGATTTCATTAGACTCTGGCGATAAGTGACGTATTACAGGCAGAGTATATTGATGCAGCAAAAGAAAAAATTGGTGGTCGTTGGGAATGGGATGGTCGGGCATCGATTGATTGAAGACCTGATAAACAGAGATGGTGCGGGTGCGGAGAATATCGAGATAACGGTTCTGAGTGAAGAACGGCGGCTTGCTTATGACCGTGTTCACTTGTCTTCTTACTTTGGAAATGACAGTTCAGATGCATTAACGTTGGTCTCACCGGGTTTTTATCGTGAGAATCACGTTCAGGTATTGTTGGGGGATCGGGCGGTAAAGATTGATTGTGAAAAGCAATTTGTCGTTGCTGAGAGCGGGAAACAAATTGCTTTTGACACGTTAATTCTTGCGACCGGATCCTATCCTTGGGTGCCGCCCATTCAAGGTGCTGATAACCCCGATTGTTTTGTTTATCGGACAATCGATGATCTCGATGCGATCAAAGCTTGTGCAGGCCACAGTAAAAAAGGTGCTGTGATTGGCGGGGGGCTGCTTGGCCTTGAAGCCGCAGGCGCATTAAAAGCATTGGGTGTTGAAACCCACGTCGTGGAGTTTGCGCCGGTGTTAATGGCGGAACAACTGGATAAACAGGGCGGCGAACTACTTCGGCAAAAAATAGCAAGGATTGGTGTTCAGGTTCATACCGGTAAAAATACACGCGAAATTGTCGATTCGGGCACGTCAGCGCGTCACACGCTCAATTTTGCTGATGGTACAGCGTTAGACGTTGATTTTATTGTCTTCTCAACCGGTATCAGGCCGCAAGACCGTGTGGCAAAAGAAGCCGGACTGGCCGTCGCGCCACGCGGTGGTGTCGTGATTAATGATCATTGCCAGACCTCAAACTCAAATATTTATGCGATTGGCGAATGTGCTTCATGGCAGGGACATTTCTTTGGACTCGTCGCCCCGGGTTATAAAATGGCGACTGTCGCCGTTGACCACTTATTGGGAGAAAAGAGTCAGTTTGAGGGCGCCGATATGAGTGCCAAATTGAAGTTATTGGGGGTCGATGTCGGGAGTATCGGTGATGCAAACGGTGATACTCCGGGCAGTAAAAGTTATGTGTATCTCAACGAGGCTGAGGGTATTTATAAACGTGTGATTGTATCGCATGATGAAAAATACTTACTGGGTGCGGTATTGGTGGGTGATACCGCTGATTATGACCATCTGCTACAACTCAAACTGAATCATATCGAATTGCCGAAGTATCCTGATACCTTAATTCTGCCTGCTTATGCCGGGGCCAAAAAGCCGGTTCTCGGCCCGGACTCTCTGCCGGATTCGGCTGTCATTTGCTCGTGTTTTGATGTGACGAAAGGTCAAATCGTCAAGGCGGTTGGCGAGGGCTGCCATACTTTGGCTGAAGTGAAGGCGGCCACAAATGCCGGTAATGGTTGTGGGGGATGTCTTCCGCTAGTCAGTTCAGTGCTCAATGTTGCGTTGAAAAAAGCGGGTGTGGCGGTGAACCATCATCTGTGTGAACATTTTGCATACTCACGGCAGGAGTTGTTCCACCTCATCAGAACACACGAAATCACAACGTTTGATGCATTAATCAAAACTTATGGTCGTGGCTATGGGTGTGAGATCTGTAAACCGACGGTGGGGTCTATTCTCGCGTCTTGTTGGGGGGAGCATATTTTAAACCCTCAATTGGTTGGGTTACATGACACCAACGACAACTTTCTCGGCAATATGCAAAAAGACGGCACCTATTCGGTCATTCCAAGAATGCCGGGAGGTGAAGTGACACCGCAGGGATTAGCAGCATTAGCAACGGTCGCTCAACAATATGGCCTTTATACGAAAATAACCGGTGCGCAGCGTATCGCATTATTCGGTGCGCAAAAAGATGATCTTCCGGCGATATGGCAAGGATTGATTGCAGCAGGGTTTGAAACTGGTCAGGCGTACGCAAAATCGTTACGGATGGTAAAAAGTTGTGTCGGTAGTACCTGGTGTCGTTTCGGTGTTAAAGACAGTCTTGGACTCGGGGTACGGATTGAAAATCGCTATAAGGGCATCCGGACGCCACATAAAATGAAAATGGGGGTTTCTGGCTGTACTCGGGAGTGCGCGGAAGCACAGGGAAAAGATCTCGGGATTATTGCCACCGATGCCGGCTGGAATATGTACGTCTGTGGTAACGGCGGTATGAAGCCGAGACACGCAGATTTGTTCGCAGCAGGTTTAGATGAGCCAACCTTATTCAAATATATTGACCGTTTTATGATGTTTTATATTCGGACCGCGGACAAACAACAGCGCACCTCTGTCTGGCTGGATAATCTTGAAGGTGGCATCGAATATCTGCAAGCGGTCATCATTGATGACAAACTGGGTATCAACCCACAACTCGAAGCTGATATCAGGCGACTGATTGAGAATTATCGTTGTGAATGGCAACAGACGCTTGATGATCCGCATTCATTAAAACGATTCTCTCATTTCATTAATAGTGATTTACGTGATGATAATGTTCAGTTTGTGTCACAACGTCAGCAACACCGCCCTGCAACTTATCTGGAGAAACATCCACAGATCAAGGGTGAAATTTTACATATTGAACGGGAGGTTGAGTCATGAGCCAATGGCAGCAACTGTGTAATGTAAATGATATTATTCCCGGGACTGGGGTCTGTGCTTTAGTCAATCAAACCCAAGTGGCGCTATTTCGTCCCTATACGGATGAACAGATATTTGCGGTTGATAATTATGATCCGATTGCACAAGCCAACGTATTATCCCGTGGCATTATATGTGAACACCATGCAGAGCTCTGGGTGGCAAGTCCGGTGAAAAAGCAGCGTTTTAACCTCAGCGATGGCCGCTGTTTGGAAGATGAACAATTTAATATTCGCGCTTATTCTGTCCGTGTTGTTGACCATACCATTGAGATAGTCGCAACCTGATATCAATCTGCATCAGATACAGCCTCTCGGATGCTGTATCTGATTGGCATTTCAATATAAATTTCTCTGCAATTTTTCTTCTCCCCCTCACACTGAATGTCGCTGTTATTTATTGTGCGTGACGAGTTCTCAGCGCTGAACATTATGCTGGTCAGTGAGTATGTTGCAAATCAGCCAAATCAGGTGAGTCGGCTGTATCTCCGGCCACTAAAAAATAACGAGGTGCTACGGATTTTTCGGACATATGATGCGTGATGAGCACGCGTACCCCTAAATAGTCATGATGCGGGATATTTACACCACACTAATCGCATGGTTATTTAACTTGCTGTTAAATATTGTTTTTATTTGTTTTTCATTCTACTTCTTTGGGAGTATGCCCCTCTTTTCTATTGATAAAGTCCCTATTTGATATTGATGTCGGTCAACAAGCACATCTGCGTAAATCGGTAAAAGTGAACACCTATTCATCAATATGAAGGACGTAAACATGTCTCATGCCAACTCTAACGCTTGTGATGTGAAATCGAAAATGCTCACGCAATGGCATCCGG
It includes:
- a CDS encoding alpha/beta hydrolase family protein; amino-acid sequence: MNVLTKCKLALGIIVIFFSLPSFAVPCSDCSNGFERGPVPRVDQLESSRGPYSVKTINVSRLARGFGGGTIHYSTESGGQQGIIAVIPGYVSYESSIKWWGPRLASWGFTVITIDTNTIYDQPDNRAGQLSAAIDYVIDKGKDRTSPIYGLVDPNRVGVIGWSMGGGGALKLATDRKIDAVIPQAPWYLGLNRFSSITSPTMIIACQADAVAPVDVHASRFYNKIPGTTPKAFFEIALGSHFCANTGYPNEDILGRNGVAWMKRFIDKDKRYNQFLCGQNFDSSLRVSEYRDNCNYD
- a CDS encoding XRE family transcriptional regulator, with the translated sequence MADTIFIDGHKLRLLREKLALSQEGLEYACSQQKGCSVSIATIKRAELGKSLSKRTVARLAKFFSVPLEELIKTTSLASEKEKFKQRLALTLWVQVDSKIILNEIRIRIDQLSPLTTEHFGNTLVVALPCIDDEKKLYLTLQQFLLRLSHQATQHFTAIISTQLLSNQDEGHWHLDEAYIHEMSDFALQLDDATILVSDLLIEASDQYFSYCDQAFISGYKMLIKGGQASFGETQGRHHEIDLFQYVIDGAMRKNEHCLLAIQGVQGIGKSHMLNVLANLAEKQGWQTVRLDFHLALAPEALLLNALKDLLPDNGESQTDKDNDFSNTGTISLAKAIGRIGPVFLSLDNFHLIDETTLATLLKMITQSESKSLVIGAAYLPTNAANQHVDAFSTVRMPVFNMTLQPLEYDDMVQLPASDVTSDMMALSLDGAKGNPAHYYHLLMLYAHNKIPFEVTLYLESKIDALPAELSRVMSFIALVTDHLTLTELCAAATPQSGVIDKLIEMRLIRLSPEQVVYVNHPFLTHVLQQKISHQEKRKVYLCMANYLASGASKPTQETQRQMIDYYTKAEAWQKVAQALLMVGRQYIEKGEYAAAKKDLHTALECYKRQPATEQQLDLLFEIYLLQAIIERQTKGWVSHSTVAAYQRCIVLAKQMGCPFRHCISLSGLWVRQLMAMDFELSENTANEMLSLAEQSQNDRCKSLAHSCLSNSQFWLAKHQDAIRNAKASFQYFQHIEDQNVYLAVGINPLALAGCFGGLSSILTCRDEDVQFFQNPQFETLTQNDPFSYAIVLQGKIWSAYHLKDFDNIVILAEQLLEIADWNNFPFYRGIALLFKGWALSFVDTAPNEELSLTLVEEGYSHWLASSGDQIAHSLYSLIKAEVYCRFGCFDEAKRILEKGIELALQKKEVCYLSPMYALMGGLADNDGADYINMSQKIADEQGAHLFMKQSR
- a CDS encoding aspartate/glutamate racemase family protein, whose translation is MKMKLKIIIPVNTTEFTEQISKSVNRFRSDKVTIDLEHIDHGTPFIQSRVDLTINAPYVLDKVIQAEQDGYQGVFVTDMDMCGVEAARQAVKIPVVGGFRPNFFTAMLLSQKVSILTVRDVVDLQNEHVRAFGVTENLASILPLDKCVNELKAPSPDAEEIILTELFELACRAIEQDGADSIMFGCTGFTSFSAPLSELLTAKYKQNVPVMDPNCCAMGYLIMLVENGLSQSGLSYPYRDKVKV
- a CDS encoding S-methyl thiohydantoin desulfurase domain-containing protein codes for the protein MVSKVKTLNRTDLADVILGAHFYACGGGGAQKNGEELLKEIDKLFASTSDVQVQYIDIHEVQDTDQLPVLAAMGAPQKFLQKGYRSSPVTAFNDLEKTKNTTFSTLSPVETGPIAYGMSLLVAADRKIPIINGDGGGRAFPCLQLSTFANLALESPIAVSPCVLTSEKYLKEDGGVIAIGCKSSADVDAMTRGIISQSKSFDDRASLASFAMTGRQLKQTNAVVPGMLLKAKALGQHIRQCIEDQLSCFDVIETLDGAQCVMKGRLNNIITMTGNGFDWVAQEYQQDHSGKKYYVISQNENMILWADDLSMPVAMAPDLICCLSSDASLMSNDEIIDAWKADQDDPRLKEMAIFTVDAAPQINQPWFHEHFSEIFRRFGYFGNYHPPIQHKMRG